One region of Azoarcus sp. CIB genomic DNA includes:
- a CDS encoding LysR family transcriptional regulator, with protein sequence MAIYAHVVASGSFSAAALRLGTSRSAVSKAVAKLEHSLGVRLLHRSTRHLSVTEVGAVLVEHCNRIVEEMVQAEQVASSLHAQPRGTLRVAASVAFGTLHVAPALADFLGRYPDLDVDMTISDRSIDLAEEGYDVIVRVASELPLSVVARQLAPVRRKLCATPEYFARHGLPRIPQDLSRHNCLDYTHSGEQGLWRFTGPEGEIAVPVAGRLRINDDEALSQAVLGGLGLALLPTFIIGRDLQAGRLCAALSEYIPVERHVYALYLPTRHLPAKVRTFIDFLLEHIGSEPYWDEE encoded by the coding sequence ATGGCGATCTACGCACACGTAGTGGCGAGCGGAAGCTTCTCCGCGGCGGCCCTCCGCCTCGGCACGTCACGCTCGGCGGTGAGTAAGGCGGTGGCGAAGCTCGAACATTCGCTCGGCGTGCGTTTGCTCCACCGCAGCACTCGTCATCTGAGCGTCACCGAGGTCGGAGCCGTCCTTGTCGAGCACTGCAACCGTATCGTTGAGGAGATGGTGCAGGCCGAGCAAGTGGCGAGCAGCCTACATGCACAGCCGCGCGGCACCCTTCGCGTCGCCGCGTCGGTAGCCTTCGGGACGCTGCATGTTGCGCCAGCCCTTGCGGACTTCCTCGGTCGATACCCTGATCTGGACGTCGATATGACCATATCCGACCGCAGCATAGATCTCGCTGAAGAAGGATATGACGTCATCGTGCGCGTGGCGAGCGAACTGCCGCTGTCCGTTGTCGCACGTCAGCTCGCCCCGGTACGGCGCAAGCTCTGTGCGACGCCGGAGTACTTTGCGCGGCACGGCCTGCCACGCATCCCGCAGGATTTATCCCGCCACAACTGTCTGGACTACACGCACTCCGGCGAGCAGGGCCTCTGGCGCTTCACCGGACCGGAGGGCGAGATCGCGGTGCCCGTGGCCGGCCGCCTGCGCATCAATGATGACGAGGCGCTGTCCCAGGCCGTACTCGGGGGGCTCGGGCTTGCGTTGCTGCCGACCTTCATCATCGGAAGAGATCTGCAGGCCGGCCGCCTATGTGCCGCGCTGTCCGAGTACATCCCCGTCGAACGCCATGTATACGCCCTCTATTTGCCGACCCGGCACCTGCCGGCCAAGGTCCGTACATTCATAGACTTCCTGCTCGAGCATATCGGTTCAGAACCCTATTGGGACGAGGAGTGA